AGCGTCGGCGCGTCGATCCGAACTTCGTTGAGACGCGGAATGCCATCTGGGGCGGCGCGCAGAAAGAGCGGAAGGGACACGGTCGCGAGCACGACCGCCAGGGCGCCGGCCGCCAACGCCACGGCGAACGACTCCGCCATCTGAAAGCGCATGAGTTGCGCGCGTGACGCGCCGATCGCCCGGCGCACGGTGAGGTCGCGTCGCCGAGACTCTGCGCGGACGAGAAACAGATTGGCGACGTTCGCGCACGCGATCAGCAGCACGACCGCGACGGCGCCAAGCAGCACGAGGAGGGACGTCTTGAGCGTTGGCCCCACGATGCGATCGAGAATCGGGACGACCAACGCCCGATGCTTGCTGATGATGCGCGTGTACGTCGGCGACGCGCCGAATCGCCCAGGCAGTTCTTTCGTGAGCCCATTGAGCTCGGCCGCCAGCTGATCGGTCGTGACGCCGGCTTTCATCCTCGCCACGATCGGGGCGCCGAGATTGCCGGGCCGCACTTGATCCGCCCGAATCTCGCCCGACACCCAGAGCATCGTGTTGTCGCTCGGAAATTTGAACTCCGGCGGCATCACGCCGATGACCTGCTTGAGACTGTCCGAAACGAAAAACCACTTACCGATCACGGATTTGTCGCGGCTGAACCAACTGCTCCACATCTGATCGCTGATCACCACGACGTCGTCGTTGTCCGACGAAACGGGGAGGCGCCCCAGCTGCGGGCGGGCGCCGAGCGTGGCGTACATGTCGTTCGACGGCCACGCCATGGGAATGCGCTCGACCCGATCCTGAGTGCGGAAGGTCGATGTTCCCGAGCTGAACGTGAACAGACCATCGATGAGCTTCGAGCGGTCTTTGTAGTGGACGTAGAACTCGTTGCCCAGGTCGTAGCGAGCGGGCAGATCCGAACCCGGCGCCGTGCCCCTCAGGAACACGAGCCGGTCTGGCTGCGGAAACGGGAGTCGTTGGAGCAGTACCTTGTGCACGACGTTGAACATCCCGGCCACGGCGCCGATCGCGAGCGCGAGCGTGCCGACCGACGCGACCAGGAACCCGGGCGTGCGCAGCAATGAGCGCCAGGCAAGTCGCAGATCTCGACCGGCATCTTCGAGCCACGCAAACCGCTGGCCCTCGTGAAACCGATCCTCGGCCACGCCAATGTTGCCGAAAGTGCGCCGTGCCTTCCGTTCCGCTTCAGCCGGAGACATTCCCTGCGCGACGAGACGGTCTACCTCCATTCGGAGATGGGAGCGAATCTCGTCCTCGAAGTCACCTTGTGAGCGACGGCCGAGCATCAGGCACTCTCCGAAACTGGGTGGAGACCGGGATCTGCACGCGGGCGATCGACGACTCGGTCCCGCCGAGCCGAGCTGGTTCTAGTCGCCATTCTACCAGAGTATTCAATCTCGTCTGGTAGACTGTCAACTAGAAGGTTTCGCGCGCCGGAGCTTCCATCCGCCAGACGGCCCACGTCTTCGGCGAGCGGGCGCTCGGTCACTTTGAAGCCGCGCTGGGGCCCTCCCGGTATCGCTATCGTCGGCCCCCCTATCGTCGGGTCCAGCCGTGACGGAATTTGGACATCGGATAACTGGACGAGTCGATGCTCGTCACGCCAGAAAATGCCGCACTCGAGTCGCGCGTACGATCGCGGAATGGATTACTCCGGGCTGTCGCTTGCCGAAGTGAGCGCCGAGCTGCGGAACGTCGCGCGAGATGCGCGGTCGACTTTTGGCGACCTCGACGAAGGCCAGCTCAACTGGCATCCAGGCGATGCCGGGTGGAGTGTCGCGCAGTGCTTTTCCCATCTCTTCACTGGAAATCGCCTGGTACATCGCGCCGCGCAGGACGCCACCGAACGGCCGGCACACTCCGTATGGCAGCGGCTACCTCTTCTACCGCGGCTCTTCGGCAAGTTGCTGGTCCGTTCTCAGGGTCCGGCCTCGAAGTGGAAATTCACCGCACCGACGAGAGCGAGGCCCACCGGGGCCGACATTCCTCGAAGCATCATCGAGCAGTTTGCCAGCCAACAGGTCGACGCTGCGCAGTGGATGGAAACGGTCGACGAACGTCACGCGGCCCGCTCGATCATGATTTCACCGTTCGTTCGATTCGTGACGTACAGTGTCCTGGACGGGTGCCGGCTGTTGGCCGCTCACGATCGCCGGCACTTCGAGCAAGCACGTCGCGTGCTGTTGATGCGTGAGTTTCCGATTCCCTCGGAAGAGACGGGTGGTCGCTCCGACAATGGATCTCGCCACACTTGACGTGCGCACGCGGGCGCGCTGGCGGCGTTGGCTTTCGACCCACCACGCGTCGAGTCAAGGCATTTGGCTTGTTCGACACAAGCAGCATACGGGCGTCGAATCGATGCCGTACGACGACCTCGTGTGCGAAGCGCTTTGTTTCGGGTGGGTCGACAGCCTGATCAAACGCCTGGACGAGGACCATTACGCGATCAAAGTGACGCCGCGCAAACCGACGAGCAGATGGTCCGACTTGAACCGCGACCGCTGGAAGCGGCTCAAAGAGGCTGGTCTTCTCGCGGCACCGGGACTCGCGGCGGCTCCGACGAGCAACAGCTACGCTCCGCGTCCACGGGTGCCGGTGCTGCCGGTCTACATCGCGAAGGCATTCAAGGCGAACGCCAGGGCGTGGCGAAGCTTTCAGGCGCTCGCCGCGACACATCGGCGCGATTTTGTCGTCTGGATTCACGTCGCCAAACGCCCGGAGACGCGGGAACGGCGCATTCGTGAGGCGATCGAGCTACTCTCGGCGGGAAAGAAACTCGGTTTGAAATGAGCGGCCGACCGGAGACCTGGCCATCGTCACCGCGAGATCGCTCCCATCGTGCCCTTCTCGCGCTTGGTGAGAAAACTCAAGTTCAAGCGCATGGTCGGTGAGTTCAAGGGCTTCCCGAGATATCTCTCATCGAGTACCTCTTTCACACGCTCGCTCTTCACAACGGGCGAAAGATCATCCGCGCCGAGGAGTTGTCGGGCGTTCACTGGGCCACGGCGCACAATGTGGAGGAAATGATTCCCGGTCGCCTGTACCATCCTGTGAGGGACCGCGCATCGCACGCGATCTATGGCGAACAGCTGGCCGCGCGCTCCTGATTCAACCGATACGTCTCCGAGGTCAACGCACATGGCTGAAAAGAGGACCGCAAAGAAGGCGACGCATAAGACCGCCAGGAGCAGCACGGCGAACGATCGCGGGCGCGGGGGAACGTCGAAGGGGTTTACGGCCGAAGAGCGAGCAGCGATGCGGGAGCGCGTCAAGGAGCTCAAAGCGAGCGGCGGAAAGGAAGACGACGAACGCGCGGTGCTCGAGAAGCTGGCCGCGATGGCGCCGGCCGATCGCGCGCTGGGCGAGCGGATCCACGCCATCATCAAAGCGAACGCGCCGGATCTGGCGCCAAGGCTCTGGTATGGGATGCCCGCCTACGCGAGAGACGGCAGCGTCGTCTGCCACTTCCAGGACGCGAAGAAATTCAAGACGCGGTACGCGACAATCGGCTTCAGCGACAAGGCAAAGCTCGACGACGGGCACGTGTGGCCGGTCGCGTTCGCGCTCACGCAACTGACCGCGGCGGACGAAGCGCGAATCGTCGCGCTGCTCAAGAAAGCGGTCGGCTGACGCCTGGACGACCGAGCGGCACCATCACCCGTCAAAGGGGCGTTTTTTGCATACGAGCACGCCAGGATTTCGAACCGGCGAACCGGACTGAGGGGCGCAGAATCCCTGCTCCCGCCACCCCGAACGCGCGTCTCGAGGAAAGGCGGTATCGCGTGCGTGTTCTTTCGATGCGAGTCTCCGCGCATGGCGCCGTCGCTGCTCTCGGCGTCATGGTCGCGGCGTGTAGGCACCAGGCGCCACCTCCCACGCCGGTCCCCACGGTTAGTCTGGCACTACGCGTTGTCGACTCGACCGGCTCCGCGCAACCGCTTCTCGCGGTGCGCGTGCGACTGATCGGGCCGCTCCCGCAACAGGACACGGTCGCGTGCAGCGACTCGACGCGGCAGTCAGTCCTGTTCATCGCACGCGTTCGGCCCGGCCGCTATCAACTCGTTTTGAGGCGGACCGGATACGAAGGACGGACGGTGTTGGTTGACGTGGCGCAACACCAGACGGATACCGTCACCGTCGGGTTGCGCGCCCTCTCGCGAGACGTGAACGGCCCGCTGGAGACCCTGCCGGCTGTCGCTCGCTGCGCCGCCCGTTCGTAGAGACCGGCGTCCGCGAGCACCCTCATATTGCAGCTTGCGTAGCGAGAGTCGGTAAACCCGGCCGTGCTGGGCAGTGACGACTCCGACGCAGCGGCCCGACTCGACGTCACGCGTGCGCATGGCCGTTCTCAAGCCACAGTGCACGAATCCACTGAAGCCTTGACGAGGCTCGACGGCGTCGCGCGGATCACGGCGATCGAGCGCCGCTGCGACGCCGTTCGGCCTCCTCCAGCCAGGTGGCCATTTTTTCATCAGACTTGCCGTAGCGCGCCCAGCCGACGGCGTTGCTGTTCCACCGGTAGTCCTTGATGCTCATGTCGATGCCGCGATCGATGAGGAATTGCATCGCTACGTAGTCGTCCTCGAAGACGAGCGTGTGCAGGATGCTCGCCGGCTCGTGCGAGTTCCATCTGGTGTTGATGTCGGCGCCGTGCGCGAGGAGAACGTCCGCGACGTCGAAGTGGTGGTTGAGGACCGAGTACGCGAGCGCCTCGTCGAGCGTGGCCTGTGGTGTACGTGAATTCTCACGGAACCATCGCTCCACACGCGCGAGGCCGCCCGTGCCGGCCGCGGTCGGCAGATCGTCGGGCAGCGGCCAGATCCGCGTGAGCAGCGGAATGAGATCGGGGTGGGCGTACGTGAGCGCGAACTCGATGGCCTGCGATCGCGGCGGCGGGTGGCTCCGCAGAATCGCGGGATTCAGATCGAATAGAGCGATGACAAACGGCTCGCGGCCGATAACCGCCGCGTTCTCGATCAGGCCGCGCTGAAAATCCACGTAGTCGTCACCGAGCAGCCACGCGTTCTGCCGCAGCCCGCCGACGAATTCCGCCATCTCGCCGTCGTGAAGGGCGTTGCGGACCCGGCCCATGACAAACTTCCTCCAAGGGCCGATCGGGACTGGGTCGCGATCCAGCGGCGTTTTTTCGATCAACTGCTTGATGAACGCCGCGCGGCCCGGACCTTGATCGACGTGTTCGCCCAGTTCCGCGTCGAGCGCGATGGCGCGATCCAGCAAGAGAACCGCGGCCGCCTCATGGTGTAGCCGGCAGGCGGTGATGAATGCGTCGTTGACGATGGTCGGATCGGTTGCATTCTCATCGAGCGCGGCGCGAACAGCGTCGACGTCGCCGAGGGCTGCGCCGAATTTGAGCGTGGGCGGGAGCAGCCCTTTGCGCCGAAACAGCTCCAGCAGGCCTTTCGCACGAGAAACGATCAGCCCATCGACAACCTTGGGCGTCACGACCGCACCCGCGTCGATGAGCAGCTCGGCGCTCGCCGCCCGCGTGAACCACCGCTCCCTCTCCTCGCCGAATGCGTCGCCGTACGCGCCGGTCGCGAATCCGAGCAGGCCGTCGTGGTCGGCGTCGCCTTGCCAAGACAACAGCGCCGGAGACTCGGCCAGCAACTGTTTGACGCGTTCGACGTCGTTGTTGTGAATGGCGCGCTTGGCTTCCGTCGCGGCCCACTCGAGACCATT
This window of the Gemmatimonadaceae bacterium genome carries:
- a CDS encoding YdeI/OmpD-associated family protein, whose protein sequence is MPYDDLVCEALCFGWVDSLIKRLDEDHYAIKVTPRKPTSRWSDLNRDRWKRLKEAGLLAAPGLAAAPTSNSYAPRPRVPVLPVYIAKAFKANARAWRSFQALAATHRRDFVVWIHVAKRPETRERRIREAIELLSAGKKLGLK
- a CDS encoding DinB family protein, whose translation is MPHSSRAYDRGMDYSGLSLAEVSAELRNVARDARSTFGDLDEGQLNWHPGDAGWSVAQCFSHLFTGNRLVHRAAQDATERPAHSVWQRLPLLPRLFGKLLVRSQGPASKWKFTAPTRARPTGADIPRSIIEQFASQQVDAAQWMETVDERHAARSIMISPFVRFVTYSVLDGCRLLAAHDRRHFEQARRVLLMREFPIPSEETGGRSDNGSRHT